CTAATTTAATCTATGGGAGTATAGATATTATTTATAGTATGCAGAATAGCTACAAGATAACAGAGGACTAGATGAACCTTAGTTTTCGACAGTTGCAGGCATTTCGTGAAGTGATGCGCACTGGGTCCATCTCCGAGGCAGCACGTACCCTTGGCCGGACGCAACCTGCGATAAGTTCCCTTATCGCGAACCTTGAACAGGAACTTGGGATTGAACTGTTCCTGCGTCAGCGCGGAAAGCTGATCCGTAAGCCGGAAGCGCAGTTCTTTTTGGGTGAGGCAGAAGCTATTCTCGACCGCCTTGCGCGTTCCACTCGTACAATGCGGGAAATCGGATCGCTGAAACAAGGGCGCTTGAATGTGGCGTTTATGCCAGCCTCCTCACAGGTGCTCATCCCGCAATTGATCTCGGATTTTGTGCGCGACAAGCCCGAGGTGAAGGTCTCGTTGATGATGCGCGGCTCTCACATGATTGAGGAATGGGTCGCCTCTCAGCAGTATGATGTGGGACTGGCAGAAACTCCGCCGCACAATTCCGCTCTGACCACACATGATTTTCTGCTCAATTGCATCTGTGCTGTACGCAGCGATGATCCCCTCAGCCGCAAAGACGTGATAGAGGCCAAAGACCTGTCTGGCCGCCCCTTGGCAACCCTGCCAGAGATGCACCCGAACTGTGTTTCAACGCGCATGGCGTTTGACGAGCAAAAGGCCGTGTTTAACCAGCGTTTTGAACTGCGGAATTTTCTTCCGGCCTTGAAACTGGTGGAAGATGGGCTGTGTTATTGCATCTGTGATCCGATGACGGCAGACGGGTACCTCAACACAGCACGGGAGCAAAGCTCACTGGTGTTCCGCCCCTTCACACCAAAGGTGGTGCTGGCGATCTCAATTCTGCTGCCATCACAGCGGCCCGCGTCCGCACTTGCAAATGCATTTAGCGAAAAGCTTCTGACAGCGGTGAAAGAGATTGAGAAGAGGCAGTGGGGCGACTTCTTCTCGGGGGCGCAATAGCGGATCAGCTCGGCTCACCCGCTATCACATAGATTTAGCTAAGCGCCACTGAACCCTGAAGGTCCTTGATATGGGCTTCAAGCATTGCGATCTTCTGGTCTTTCTCATCCAATGCGGACTTCACCCATTCTACATCGATGCGAGCAGGAATGTGTTGTGGGCAATTGGCATCCCATGCATCAATGGTGAAGATGATCGCCTGTTCTGGTGCAGCTCTATAGGGTTGGTCGTACTGCATCAATTGCGCAACCAGTTCAGGATTATCCTCGATAACCTCAGCAGTTCCCCAAATCTTGATCCGTGTCTTCTGCACGTAATCAATGAGGAAGATGAAGGCCTTTGAGTTATCTAAGAGATTGCCTTGACTGATGTACTGCCGGTTGCCGCGAAAATCGGCAAATCCGAGCCGGCGATTGTCCAGCACCTTCAGGAAACCCGCAGGCCCGCCGCGATGCTGAATATAAGGCTGACCATCTGCATTGACAGTCGACAGGAAGAAACTGCGCTGATTTGCAATATACCCAGCAAGGTCCTCAGTTACTTCTGTTTTCCAACCCCCGCCCTCTTCCATGCTGGCGTACCCACGACGGGACCCCTTGCGGCTTTGGATAGCTTTCACGGTTGGGGTAAAGCCAATGTCACTGGAATACATCTTACCAACTCCTGCTGTTAGAGACCCAGATCACTCAGGCTGGCATGATCATCCGGGCGACGCCCCAGCGGCCAATGGAATTTGCGGTGCTCTGCCTTGATTGGATGTTCGTTGATGCTGGCAATGCGAAGCTGCATCAGCCCATCCTCGGCAAATTCCCAGTTTTCATTGCCATAGGCTCTGAACCACTGTCCGGAGTCGTCATGATACTCATAGGTAAAGCGAACTGCGATCCGGTTCCCTTCAAAAGTCCAAAGTTCCTTGATTAGGCGGTAATCAAGCTCTCGGGTCCATTTACGAATGAGCAATTGCTCAATCTCAGGGCGGCCAGTTACAAATTCAGCTCTGTTCCGCCACTTGCAGTCTGGCGTGTAGGCCAAAGCTACCTTTTGCGGATCCCGAGAGTTCCACCCATCTTCCGCAGCACGGATCTTGGCGATGGCTGTTTCTCGCGTAAACGGAGGCACTGGTGGTCTGGTCATGACGATCTCCGGCAGGGTGGCAGGTGGATTGGGCTCCTCCTGCCTGTGGTGTTAGGCTAGTTCTTTAACAGCGGGGAAATCAACTTCTGTTCCCAGAACTTCATTCATGTAATTGGTCAAGGTGTTGAGCGCGACATGGCCAACAATTTCGACAACTTCCGCATCGGTGTAACCCGCATCGCGGACGGCTTGCACAGCAGCGTCTGAAACCTGACCACGGTGCTTCACTATCTCGACGGCAAACTCAACAGCAATTGCTGCTTTTGCGTCTTGGGAGCTGCCTCTGCGGTTGGTTGCAATTTCCTCAGCGCTTAGCTTTGCCAGATTGGTGGCAAGGTATGTGTGAGCCGCGAGGCAGTAGTTACACCCGTTTTGCTCACCAACAGCCAGTGCAATACGCTCACGCGTTGCAGCTGGTAGAGAGCCTTTGCCCAGAGCGCCGTTCAAACCCAAGTATCCTTCAAGGGCCTGTGGGCTGTTGGCAACGATGCGGAACAGGTTAGGCACAGACCCAAGCTGGGAGTTTACAGCCTGAAGGGAAACCTGCGAGCCCTGTGGTGCAGCATCAATGGAGGATGGGGTAGGAATGCGTGACATGGAGTATCTCCTTATTATTGAATTCCGATGATGCACCTTATGTAATCCGTGTTTGAGCAAAAATAATTAGGCCATAATGCAATTCACTATTACGGTGAGTGCAATAAATGAGCATTATGACGGGATTGAAATGGATAAACTTGAAACAATGCACGTGTTTGCGGAGGTCGCAGAACGAGAAAGCTTTGTGGAAGCCAGCAAGAAGTTGGGCCTGTCCGCTCCTGCCGTTACCCGCTCCGTTGCACGACTGGAACAAACCCTTGGTACGCGTTTGTTCAACAGAACCACGCGGCACGTCCGCCTGACTGAAGCTGGCCGGCATTACCTGTGTGATGTGAAGGGTATTCTGGAAAGCATTGAACACGCTGAAGCAGCCGTCACAGGTAGCTTTGCCAAGCCAATCGGCGAGCTTTCTATCACTGCGCCTATTTTGTTCGGGCAGAAATACATCATTCCACTGCTCACAGATTATCTGGAGCTGTATCCGGAGGTGACCGTGAATGCCGTGTTTTATGATCGCATCGTCAATTTGGTGGAAGACAATCTGGATGTCGCCATCCGGCTGGGTCATCTGCAAGATTCCGGTTTATATGCGACCCGAGTGGGTAGCATTCGGCGTGTGGTTTGTGCCTCTCCTCACTATTTTGCAAAGCATGGTTTGCCGACAAAACCCTCGGATCTTACCGAGCATAAGATCATTCATCCAACTGCGGTTGAGGCAACCAACCAATGGAAATTTTCAGGAGAGAAGCCG
The sequence above is drawn from the Pseudovibrio sp. Tun.PSC04-5.I4 genome and encodes:
- a CDS encoding LysR substrate-binding domain-containing protein, yielding MNLSFRQLQAFREVMRTGSISEAARTLGRTQPAISSLIANLEQELGIELFLRQRGKLIRKPEAQFFLGEAEAILDRLARSTRTMREIGSLKQGRLNVAFMPASSQVLIPQLISDFVRDKPEVKVSLMMRGSHMIEEWVASQQYDVGLAETPPHNSALTTHDFLLNCICAVRSDDPLSRKDVIEAKDLSGRPLATLPEMHPNCVSTRMAFDEQKAVFNQRFELRNFLPALKLVEDGLCYCICDPMTADGYLNTAREQSSLVFRPFTPKVVLAISILLPSQRPASALANAFSEKLLTAVKEIEKRQWGDFFSGAQ
- a CDS encoding pyridoxamine 5'-phosphate oxidase family protein, which codes for MYSSDIGFTPTVKAIQSRKGSRRGYASMEEGGGWKTEVTEDLAGYIANQRSFFLSTVNADGQPYIQHRGGPAGFLKVLDNRRLGFADFRGNRQYISQGNLLDNSKAFIFLIDYVQKTRIKIWGTAEVIEDNPELVAQLMQYDQPYRAAPEQAIIFTIDAWDANCPQHIPARIDVEWVKSALDEKDQKIAMLEAHIKDLQGSVALS
- a CDS encoding nuclear transport factor 2 family protein: MTRPPVPPFTRETAIAKIRAAEDGWNSRDPQKVALAYTPDCKWRNRAEFVTGRPEIEQLLIRKWTRELDYRLIKELWTFEGNRIAVRFTYEYHDDSGQWFRAYGNENWEFAEDGLMQLRIASINEHPIKAEHRKFHWPLGRRPDDHASLSDLGL
- a CDS encoding peroxidase-related enzyme (This protein belongs to a clade of uncharacterized proteins related to peroxidases such as the alkylhydroperoxidase AhpD.); its protein translation is MSRIPTPSSIDAAPQGSQVSLQAVNSQLGSVPNLFRIVANSPQALEGYLGLNGALGKGSLPAATRERIALAVGEQNGCNYCLAAHTYLATNLAKLSAEEIATNRRGSSQDAKAAIAVEFAVEIVKHRGQVSDAAVQAVRDAGYTDAEVVEIVGHVALNTLTNYMNEVLGTEVDFPAVKELA
- a CDS encoding LysR family transcriptional regulator, yielding MDKLETMHVFAEVAERESFVEASKKLGLSAPAVTRSVARLEQTLGTRLFNRTTRHVRLTEAGRHYLCDVKGILESIEHAEAAVTGSFAKPIGELSITAPILFGQKYIIPLLTDYLELYPEVTVNAVFYDRIVNLVEDNLDVAIRLGHLQDSGLYATRVGSIRRVVCASPHYFAKHGLPTKPSDLTEHKIIHPTAVEATNQWKFSGEKPETVKINAHLRCNHNCAAIQAAIGGAGITRLLSYQVGKDVETGALQIALEDYEPTPLPVHIVHMEGRGASAKVRSFIDFAAKRLRENPFLGD